The genomic interval CCGGAAAGTGATAAGAAAGTAAGATCTTCATAGCTTCCGGAGATATTCCTTTTATCCTCCTTGAATAAAACCTGGAGTACTTTTCTAAAAAGTAGTTGGCAAGGGCTGGAATATCCTCCCTTCTTTCTCTGAGAGTAGGAAGGCATAACTTTACAACGCTTAGCCTGTAGTAAAGGTCTTCCCTAAATTGTCCCTGTTTTATAAGCTCTTTCAAATTCTTGTTGGTTGCTGATATTATTCTTATGTTTGCCTTTCTTGTTTTTATGTCTCCAAGTCTTTCAAACTCCTTTTCCTGCACAAGGTGTAGTATCTTTGCCTGAAGTGGCATAGGCATGTCCCCTATTTCATCAAGAAAGAGGGTTCCGCCTTCTGCCAGCTCCACCTTTCCGGGCTTGTCCTTTACCGCACCCGTGAAAGCACCCCTCACATAGCCAAAAAGCTCAGCCTCTAACAGCGTTTCAGGAATAGCAGCGCAGTTAACCTTTACAAAGGGTCCATTCCTTCTTGGAGACATATAGTGTATGTATTTGGCTAACAGGCTTTTCCCCGTGCCCGTCTCTCCTTCAAGTAGCACGTTAACATCGTACTCTGCTATAGTTTTAGTCATATCAAGCACCTTATTAAAGGCTGTACTTCTGCTTATAATGGCCTCTTCCTCTCCAAGCTCACATTGTGAGATAGGAGGAATCACATACAAAGACACCACATAGCCAAAGCCTGAAGCCATAGGAGAGACAAGAAGGGAAGCCTTCTGCCTTCCGCAGGGTGTTTCCACATATATGTCTGCTCGCTCGCCCTCTGGAGGAAGCTCCTCTAAGGAAAGATTTATAAGCTCCTTTATGTTTTTTCCTGCCAATTCCTCATCTTCCTCCCTGCATAGCATCCTCTTTGCCACACTGTTATGCTCTATTACACAGCCTTCAAGGTCAAGCACAAGGATGGCTTCTACGATAGAGTTTAAAACCGTTTCTTTATAAACCCTTTGACGCTCTGCTTCTACTATGCAATGCACCACATTACTAACATCTTTGAAAACCTCCACCACCCCCACAAACTCCCCTTTTTCATATAAAGGCGACATGCTCCAGCAAATCCTTTTTGATGAGTTTATAACCTCTGTGTCATAAACCTGAACCCCCTGCCCCTCTTCCTTTACATAGTTGAAGGGACAGCTTTCACATATGGAGAAAAGCCCCCTGCACCCACTTCCCTCCAACTTCCCACCTAATAGCTCCCTTGCAGAGATGTTTGAATAAACCACTCTGAAGTTTTTGTCTATTACAAGAACTCCATCAAAGAGGTTTTCAAAGACTCTAAAGTCCATAAACTAATTATAGGCTCCAGTCGGTGGAAACCTTTGACATCATCCTAAGACTTTCCTCAAAGGCTGACATATACTTCATGGCGGTAATCATAGAGCCTTTAAATTTGAGCCTTTTGGTAAGCATGGCAGCACGTGGACCCATCTCAGCAGTTGCCAGCTTCTTCCAGTTTTCTGGACTTGCCCAAAGCTCAAAGTCATACTTATGGCTGTTTGCTTTTCCTGCAGACTTTGCTTGCCCCTTTTCCACCACAAGCTCCACCGCATGGTCTTCTTTGCCCTCTATGTAATACTTTATACTGGCAGAAAAGTCCTTTAGATCAGACTTTAACTTTTCGTTTTTATTCCACTCTTCTGCGTAGGCTTTTATCCAATCTTCTGACAGAAACTTATACATCTCAAGCCTCCGAAAAATAAAAGGGGAAGGGCTAAGCCTTCCCGCCTGTTTTTATTTCCTTGCCTCTTCCCTCAGAACCTTAAAGACTTCGTTGAAAGAAACCTCGTCGTTATTTACAAAGACTCCCATATTTCCCATTACACAGACCGAATACTTAGGACCCGTCAAAGCCCAGCCATGCATAGGTGTCCATTCCTGACCAGAAAAGGCTGTATATCCGTCACACTGCATCTTTGCCATCATGCTGTTTGCTGCGCACATCTGTGCTGCCATTGCCGCATGCTCTTCTGATATGTTGCCCTTGTAGGCTATGAGCTTTCCATCATCAGAAAACTCTCCTGCTGCCCAAACACCTTTGATTTTCATAAGCCTGTCAAGGTTTGCCATGACTATACCTCCTTAGATGTATTTTGATAGAGTTTCAAAGGTCTTGTCAAAATCCGCCTTGTCAAGCTCTACAAAGACGCCCACATTACCCATTATGCAGGCAGCATACTTACCACCAGCCACCGCAAAGCCCACCACAGGATAAAAACCATCCTGCCCCGTGTAGGCGCTCCAACCCTTTGCCTGCATATTGCCCATGAGCTTGTTGGCAGCGCACATCATCGCCGCTATTTCTGCAGACCTTTCATCAATGTTGCCATAGTAGGCAAGAAGCCTGCCATCATCGGCAAACTCCCCGGCTGCAACCGCACCGGGTATAGACATAAGCTCTTTTAACTTGCTCAGAGTTGCCATCTTTCTCACCTCCTTTTAAAGGTTTTCACTTCCAGTGTATGCAAGTTTTATGCCAAAATTTCAAGCCTTTCAGACCGTTGATTTTAAAGACTTTCATAAATCCGCTAATTTACACCATAAGTTGCATGTTGCAACAGTGTTGCAACGCTTTTAACCCTTGAAAGAAAAAGGCTTTGGCATAAACTTTTATTCTTATGGTTAGGGAGATACTGAAGTTCCCTCATCCTATGTTGAAGACACCCACCCAGAGGGTGGATGTGATAGATGAGGAAGTAAGAAGGCTCATTCAGGACATGTTTGATACCATGTACCATGCCGAAGGTGTGGGGCTTGCAGCAAACCAGATAGGTGTGAGTTTAAAGGTGATGGTTATAGATACATCAAAAAAGGAAGGAAGTCCTCCCATAAAGGTAGTTATGATAAATCCCGAGCTTGTTGAAGCAGAAGGACAGATCAAGTACAGGGAGGGTTGTCTTTCTTTCCCTGGACTCGTTGTTGAAGTCAACAGGTACAGCAGGGTGAAGGTAAAGGCTACTGACATCAATGGGGAGGAAAAAACTTACGAATTTGCCGGGTTTCCTGCCATAGTCTTTCAACACGAAATGGATCATCTTGAAGGCATTACTTTCATAGACAGGGTAAATGGACTTAAGCGAAGACTTGCTCTTGACAGGTACGCCAGACTTCAGAAAGAAAAGGTATGAAAGTAACGCTTCTCAAATTTTATCCCTTTGAAACTTCTCTGAAAAAGCCAAGACTTCTTGGGTATGCGGATGTTGAGTTGGGTGGACTTCTGGTAATAAGGAGTATAAAGCTGTTTGAGAGTAAGTACGGTGGATACTTCATACAGCTTCCCGAAGTGCAAAAGGATGGGAAGAATTATATCATAATAGATATAAAGTCAAAGGAAGTTCTTGAAAATATTAGGAGAGTTATAGTAGACCATTACAAAGGGAACTATCTTTAGTGCCCTTAGCTCAGATGGATAGAGCGTGGGTCTCCGAAGCCCAAGGTCGGGGGTTCAAGTCCCCCAGGGCACGCTTTATTTAACAATAGCAGGCTTTTTCTCCATCATAATCTCCAAAAAGAATCTAACCGCAGGGCTTTGAGGTCTTTCCTTGTCGTATATTAGGTAAAACTTCCTCTTTATTGGTTCTATATCTTTTACATTGAGAATCTTCACATCCTTTTTACCTCTAAGGACATATGAGGATACAAAAGACACAGCCTGCACATTTTCAAGGAGTGAAAGAATGATGTCGTTTTTGTCAACAACTGCTATGATGTTAAGATCTTTAATGTCAATTCCTTTAGCCCTTAAAACACTCTCTACAAATCTTCTCGTACCGGAGGATTCTTCCCTCAATATAAAGGGATACTTCACAAGATCAGCCAAAGACAGATTTTTCTCAACACCTTTATTACCTACGAAATGTATAGTATCCTCCCACATCTCAACAACTTCAAAATCTGGATTTGTACACCTAAAGCCTATAAAACCGAGATCCACCTTTCCCTCTTCTACCATGCTGATGACCTTCATTGAATCTTCCACTATTATCTCTATACTGCTGTTAGGATTCTTCAAAAGATAATTACTTACTATATTAGGGATTAGATATGTTCCGGGGATAGAGCTTGCACCTATTTTTATGTGACCTTTGTACGACCCGGATATTAACTTGATCTCCTCCAGAGCTAAGAGTTTTACTTCAAGTATCCTTTTGGCATATGGGTAGAGGATGTGAGCGTTACTTGTTGGGATAAGTGTCCTTCCCTTTCTGTAAAAAAGCTTCAGCCCTATAGACTTTTCAAGTTGATTTATGTGAAAGCTGATAGTGGATTGGGAGAGATGTAAGCAGTTAGAACTTTTTGAGATACTCCCTTTCTCGTAAACGCAACAGAACAGCTCAAGAAGTCTCGTATCAAGATCTATGTTTCTTACCACAAGTTACAATTTTAAGACTTTTTTTATCTGCACACACTGAAGGAAATCATAGCTTTTTGAATCACTCCTCCTTGACTTTATAGTAAAAGATGAGGACACCTATAATGACAGCTATAGCAACAGCAAAGAGAAGGGTATCCAGAGGATTTTTCCACTCAACGAGTTTTTTAGTAAAAGTTATGGCAAGTATGAGGATCACAACGCTGGCTAACTTGGCTTTTAGTTGATCTATATCTGTAATCCTGAGCCAATCGGGTACGCTTAGCTTTCCCACAAAAAGCTCGTAAAGTCCTATCGCAAAGATATAGAGTATTATGGAAAGAAGGTGTATATCCATGACAGAAATGAACTTGGTAGAAAGAATAGCGGGATCCCTCACCTCTGGCTTAAAAACTACGCTGTAAAGCGTTTCTATAAGTATGTAAACTCCGTAAAATCCCAAAAAGGTAGCACCTATAAAAAGGCTTACGGCTGGAAGTAAGGCTATGGCCTGTCCAAGTTCAAGGAGTTTTTTTATCATTACCTCACCTCCGTACTTATTATTATTCTGTTACCTTCTGTACCTACTTTAGTCTGAAGGCTTCCCAAAAGGTCACCTTTCTGTGCCTGAGCCATAGGAGATGTACTTACCCTTGCGGTCAACACTACATCACCTTCCATTATCCTGCTGTTATCAATTTTCTGCCTACCTGTTATGTTAAAAGTGTAGGGAAATCTGGGATCTTTCACTCTCAGAACCGCAATGGGCATAGGATTTTGAGGATCCCTAACTGATATTATTAGAAAATAATCTCTTTTGGGAATCTTGCTTCTAAGTTCTGGAGACACATCAACGCTACCCTTTATAAACTGATTTCTGTACTTTTCTACAGGTACGTCCTTAGGCACAGGTTGACAGGAAAAAAACAACAAAAGCAGGAACATCAGTACGGGCATAATACCATTATATTCTGTTGTCAATCTTCAGGAGAAAACTCCCAGCCAGCTGTCTTTACAGCCCCATTAATTTAAAAACTTCTTGAAAAAAAAATTTAGTAAAATTGTAAAGCATGTGGTGGGGGAAGCTTTTATCTGTGCTGTTATTTTTTATTAGCCTTAGCTCAGCTTTAGAGAGTAAAACCTATACCTTTGAAAAGCTTAACATCCTTTCTGATGATCTCGTACTCAAAGGGATAAATCCAAAATATGACTTTTACTTGCCCACTCTACCTCAACTGTCTAATGGTGAGGTGCGCCTTAATCTAAGTTTTTCACCTTATCTGAGGGATGATAGTACCCTAACGGTGCTTATTAACGATATACCCTACAAAACTTTCAAAGTTAGGGAAATTCCGCCTCTTTTGAGAATCCCTTTCATCAGAAAAGGAGACAGGGATTTTGTAAAAGTGAGCCTTTTAGGTAATTTGCGAGTTTCTAACAACGTGTGTGAGGACGTTTTTTCTGATAAAGTGTGGCTTGTCGTGGGGAAAAACAGCACCGTTGAATTTAAATACGATCATTACAAAAATATAAGGGAGTTTTTAAGGGATTACGATAACCGTTACTGTATAAAATCTCCTTGGCTTATACCTCTGGTTTATCAGATATGCAAACAAAACCCTGTTCCTTGCGATGTGATATACCAACCTAATGATGAAGACTGTAGGAAATATATAGACGAAGCCAAAGGAGATCTTCTTGAGTTAAAAGGAAATACTTTATATGTACCTTTGGAGACCCCTTTAGCTTTTGAGAGAGGTGTGTTTTACCCATTCTTATTTGGTAGCCCGCAGGAAATAAAAAATGTTCGGAGGGAATCTGAAGAAGTCTTAAGTGAGGTATCTTTGAGGGATCTGGGTATAGATACGGTAAGCGTGGAGGGTGTGGGAAACCTAAGTTACACAATTCCTTTAGAGCTTTCTAAAATAGGAGGAGTTCCAGATAAGCTCTTCTTTAGGATCTTTATCGCTCACACTCCCGTTCACAAAAGGGACAATATGGAGATCAGGATATATCTCAATGGAAGGATGGTATCAGCATATCCCCTTGATGGGAGCGGTAAAAAGAGCTTTGATATTGAGCTTCCGGTAAATGAACTAACATACGGGACCAACTACGTAAGCGTGAATCTTGCAAATTTTACATCAGCAGATAACTGTTTCGGTGCTGTTTCCCATATTGTATTTACCCTTTTTGGAGATTCTTACTTTTACTGGAATAACCTCAAAAGTAATCCAAAAACTATATCTGACTTTCTAAAGATCCTTAACGGTTATGTGGCTATAGTTGTCAAAGATCCGCACTTTTATAGTCTGGCAACAAAGCTGATAAGCGATCTCGCTAACTTTAACAAAAACATAAAGATATTAGACCTTAACCCTCCGGATGTGTCCAAACACGACTTTCTCATCTTGTTTGAAAGTCCTGCAAATACAAAGGGTAGACTTATTGATCTGAGTAGAGGAGAGTTTGACCTGATAAATCCTCTTACCCAAAAGGTTATCTTCTCTTCTAAACCCAACGAATCTTTCACTGCTTTAATGGTTGATCGCATAGAAGGTAAACCTGCTTTAGTGCTTTCTTACTATCCTGACCCTTCTGGTATAAAAATGCTTTCCCTTTATCAATTTCGGAACCTTCTTGAACTTTCGGGGAATGTGGGGATCGCAACAAAAGACTTTATATCCGCATACGAAGTTGGCAAAAAGCTAAGGGTAGAGTATAAGTACGAAAAAGGCTTTGGATACTACTGGAACAGATACAAGTTATGGATAATTATGTTCTTGGTGATCCCTGTAACTACATTCCTCGCTTACGTTTACAGAAAACTTACGAGGAGGTCGCAAACATGAGATATACGCTTTTGTTCTTCGTACCGGTAATTTCCTTCTCATCCGCATGGGTAAGGGAGGAAGGGGAGTTTTTCCTGTCTCCCGTCTTCAACTACTACAGAGCGAAAGACTATTACGACAAAAATGGCAACAAAAAACCTATAGGATGTACTTTTGAAAAGAAGGAGCTTCAAGTTTACGGAGAGTATGGACTGACCACAAAAGCCACGCTAACCTTCAAGCTACCCTACGATTGGCTAAAGTGCGGAGCAAGTGAAAACTCGGGTTTTTCGGATGTAGAGATCGGCTTGATAAGACAGGTAAAAAAGGGTCAGGGCTATTCCCTATCCTTTTACGCAAACACTCTAATTCCAACGGGATATTCAATAAGGGACAATCCGAGACTCGGTTATGGGAGGTTTGGGCTTGAAGGAGGTCTTTTAATGGGTTTTTCCCAAAAGGCAGGATTTGTAGATTCAGGTTTGGGTTATCGTTACTATTTTGGTTATCCATCTTCTCAGATAAGGGCTTACGCAACAGCAGGTGTAAATCTTTTGAGGAATCTCCAGATTATTACCACCCTTGATCTTCAAATAGGGCTTGGTGACGGCGAAAGAAAATCCGTGGGTCAAAACATACTTTTAGAACCTGACTACAAACTTGCACAAGTATATGTAGGACCCCGATTCATTCTCGGTAATTTATCCTTCGTAGCTACGTATCAGCACGTTTTTTGGGGAAGGAATACTGGCGTAGGAAGAGGTTTTAATTTAGGGCTGTGGTGGAACTTCTGAAGGATATGAAAATAGGGGAGCTTTTAGTTAGCAAGGGTCTCATAAGTCAAGAACAGCTTGAACAGGCACTTGAGTACCAGAAAAAGTACGGCGGAAGACTTGGCTGGATACTGGCAAGTTTAGGATACATCAGGCGTTTAGATCTTTTCAGAACGATCGCCCAACACTTAGGACTTGAGTTTTGGGAAGATTTTGAGAAAATGAAAAGGTTCGTTGATCCAAATTTTATAAAGCGTTTTGATCCCTACCAACTCGCTCAGTATGAAGTAATTCCAGTAAAATACATAGGTGAAAAAGTTATAGTATTTACTTCTGATCCAAGAAGCCAGAGACTCAACAGCTTTGTAAAGAAGCATTTTCCGGATAAAGAACTCTCGGAGATAGTCATCACTGACCTTGACCTTATAAAACTCTTGGAGTTCTTTTTTAGGGATCAATTTATTGATAAAGCGGTTCACGGTCTTTTCTACATAAGTCCCAATTACTCAGCTTCGGTGGTCTTTTCAAAGGGACAGGTAGTTGCTATGGGTATTTTTCTGTATGTGTCTCTGTTCTGGATCTATTACGATGTGGTCTCTTATATCATAGTCCTGCTTTTCTTAATTCAGGTTTTTTATGTATCTGCCATACTTTTCAAACTGGTAATAAGTCTTGCAGGTACTAAATCCGAAATGCAACAGTTTGTAACAGACGAAGAGATAAAAAGCCTTGATGAGAGAGACTTACCTGTTTATACGGTGCTTGTTCCCGTTTATAAAGAACCCGAGGTAATAAGCATACTCATAAACAGCTTGAAAAAAATAGATTATCCTCAGAATAAGCTGGACGTGATACTCCTTCTTGAGGAGGATGACAAAGAAACTTATGAGGCTGCAAAGGCTCAAAATCCACCTGTAAACTGGAGGTTTGTGATAGTCCCTCCGAGCCTTCCCAAAACTAAACCGAAAGCTTGCAATTATGGATTATTCTTTGCCAGAGGAAAATACCTAACCATTTACGATGCTGAGGATATACCTGAACCAGATCAATTAAAAAAGGCGGTTGTATCTTTCATGAAAGGCAAGGACGAGTACATATGCTTTCAAGCGGCTCTCAATTACTTCAATAAGGACGAGAATTTTTTAACAAAGATGTTCACTCTTGAATACTCCTACTGGTTTGATTATCTGCTTCCGGGACTTTACAATCTAAGACTTCCCATACCATTGGGAGGAACAAGCAACCACTTCGATGTGGAAAAACTCAGGGAAATAGGAGCTTGGGATCCCTTTAACACAACGGAGGATGCGGATTTGGGTGTTAGAGCTTTTGGTAAAGGCTACAAGGTGGGGGTTATAAACTCCACAACCTACGAAGAGGCAAACGCAAGGGTCAAAAACTGGATAAGACAGAGATCAAGATGGGTAAAAGGCTACATGCAAACGTGGCTTGTGCATTTGAGAAACTCAAGAAGATTATACAAAAGTGTGGGACTGCGCGGTTTTTTAGCTTTCCACATGCTCATAGGTGGAACTCCCCTTACTTTCCTGATAAATCCCATTATGTGGGTACTGTTTACCTTTTGGCTTCTGACACAGACAAAAGCCATTGATGTATTCTTTCCACCTGCTGTACTCTATCTTTCCCTCTTTAACTTGCTTTTTGGAAACTTCATAGGCATTTACCTCAATATGCTTGCTGTATTCAGAAGAAAGTACTACGAACTCTTACCTTACGCTCTTCTTAACCCCTTATACTGGATTCTTCACTCCATTGCCTCTTATAAGGCGCTTTATGAGCTTTTTACTAAACCTTTTTATTGGCAAAAGACACAGCACGGTATTACCAAATATAAACCTCCCCTTCAGGAGACGGTATAATGCTCAGGTTTTTGGCTCTCTATAGCATGTTCCTATCTGCGTTTGTGCTTTTCTTTTTCATAGCCCAAAATACTTATGAGCTGGGATACATACATCTTAACATACTTTTCTATGCAGAAAAGGCACTTTTGGCAACAGAAGGTGAACCTCCCAGACTTGAAAATATAGGATTTGTTTATCCGCCTCTGGCTTTTCTACCTTTTTTACTAATCAGGGAGTATCTGTTTGTTTCCCCTCTGGTTTCCGCTCTGACTATTAGCCTATTTTTTTCCTTCCTATTAAAAAGGTGTCAAAAGCCGGTCTACGCTATTTTGCCCCTGATACTTTTGAATCCTCTCATACTCTTTCTCGCAGTTTATAGGTTTGAAGTACTTACCTTTTATCTTTTGCTTACGCTGTCAGTAATCATGATCCTTCTCCATATGGAGAGTGGATATTCTCTGTACCTTTTTGTGAGTGGGTTTTTGTTGGGGCTGTGTTTCTTTTTGGATTTTAGGAGTCTTTTCTTAGTTCCCTTCTTTGCTCTTGCCCTTTACATGAGTACTGGAGAAAAGAATGTAAGTTACAGATTGGCTCTCATGATAGTAAAGCTATCGCCTATTATGTTTTTCGCCTTTGCGTGGCTTTACCTCAACTGGATATTTACAGGAGATCCTTTAACTTTTATAAGAAGCCCATACTCTTTTTTTAGGAGCGAGCCTATAGATCCATCCCTACTTTCTGTTAGAGGGAGTTTCTTTGGAAGCTTGGAGTATACCACATTAAAATTGATAACTTATTTACCCATAACGCTTCCTTACTTTTTACTTCTTTTTAGCTTTAAAAGGTATAGGCTTCTATACCTCAGCCCAGCTTACCTCGTGTATATTTCACCTATCCTTTTAGTACTCTTTTCCGTTTATTTTTCTGCCTTCTTCCCAGCTTATTATTACACGGTTCTCTTTTTGCTCTTTGCCATCAGCTTTCAAGCGAGCTTCGGCGTAAAGATCTCAAAACCTGTGATTCTCGCTTTTATAATATCTTTAGCATCAAGCTGGATTCTACCGCTTACTTCAAAGGAGGAAAATGAAAAGAACTTTTTAAGATTTTTACTTACAGGTAAAATAACTGGTAACTTGGAGGAGTATAGAAAAATAGCAAGAGTACTTAG from Hydrogenobacter sp. carries:
- a CDS encoding sigma 54-interacting transcriptional regulator, whose translation is MDFRVFENLFDGVLVIDKNFRVVYSNISARELLGGKLEGSGCRGLFSICESCPFNYVKEEGQGVQVYDTEVINSSKRICWSMSPLYEKGEFVGVVEVFKDVSNVVHCIVEAERQRVYKETVLNSIVEAILVLDLEGCVIEHNSVAKRMLCREEDEELAGKNIKELINLSLEELPPEGERADIYVETPCGRQKASLLVSPMASGFGYVVSLYVIPPISQCELGEEEAIISRSTAFNKVLDMTKTIAEYDVNVLLEGETGTGKSLLAKYIHYMSPRRNGPFVKVNCAAIPETLLEAELFGYVRGAFTGAVKDKPGKVELAEGGTLFLDEIGDMPMPLQAKILHLVQEKEFERLGDIKTRKANIRIISATNKNLKELIKQGQFREDLYYRLSVVKLCLPTLRERREDIPALANYFLEKYSRFYSRRIKGISPEAMKILLSYHFPGNIRELENLIERAVITCRGSIINPEDIHIDMDSMPSVKEEEI
- a CDS encoding SCP2 sterol-binding domain-containing protein, whose protein sequence is MYKFLSEDWIKAYAEEWNKNEKLKSDLKDFSASIKYYIEGKEDHAVELVVEKGQAKSAGKANSHKYDFELWASPENWKKLATAEMGPRAAMLTKRLKFKGSMITAMKYMSAFEESLRMMSKVSTDWSL
- a CDS encoding DUF2173 family protein, which encodes MANLDRLMKIKGVWAAGEFSDDGKLIAYKGNISEEHAAMAAQMCAANSMMAKMQCDGYTAFSGQEWTPMHGWALTGPKYSVCVMGNMGVFVNNDEVSFNEVFKVLREEARK
- a CDS encoding DUF2173 family protein; translated protein: MATLSKLKELMSIPGAVAAGEFADDGRLLAYYGNIDERSAEIAAMMCAANKLMGNMQAKGWSAYTGQDGFYPVVGFAVAGGKYAACIMGNVGVFVELDKADFDKTFETLSKYI
- the def gene encoding peptide deformylase; this translates as MVREILKFPHPMLKTPTQRVDVIDEEVRRLIQDMFDTMYHAEGVGLAANQIGVSLKVMVIDTSKKEGSPPIKVVMINPELVEAEGQIKYREGCLSFPGLVVEVNRYSRVKVKATDINGEEKTYEFAGFPAIVFQHEMDHLEGITFIDRVNGLKRRLALDRYARLQKEKV
- a CDS encoding septation protein SpoVG family protein, with translation MKVTLLKFYPFETSLKKPRLLGYADVELGGLLVIRSIKLFESKYGGYFIQLPEVQKDGKNYIIIDIKSKEVLENIRRVIVDHYKGNYL
- a CDS encoding selenium metabolism-associated LysR family transcriptional regulator, with product MVRNIDLDTRLLELFCCVYEKGSISKSSNCLHLSQSTISFHINQLEKSIGLKLFYRKGRTLIPTSNAHILYPYAKRILEVKLLALEEIKLISGSYKGHIKIGASSIPGTYLIPNIVSNYLLKNPNSSIEIIVEDSMKVISMVEEGKVDLGFIGFRCTNPDFEVVEMWEDTIHFVGNKGVEKNLSLADLVKYPFILREESSGTRRFVESVLRAKGIDIKDLNIIAVVDKNDIILSLLENVQAVSFVSSYVLRGKKDVKILNVKDIEPIKRKFYLIYDKERPQSPAVRFFLEIMMEKKPAIVK
- a CDS encoding YqhA family protein; amino-acid sequence: MIKKLLELGQAIALLPAVSLFIGATFLGFYGVYILIETLYSVVFKPEVRDPAILSTKFISVMDIHLLSIILYIFAIGLYELFVGKLSVPDWLRITDIDQLKAKLASVVILILAITFTKKLVEWKNPLDTLLFAVAIAVIIGVLIFYYKVKEE
- a CDS encoding cellulose biosynthesis cyclic di-GMP-binding regulatory protein BcsB, with the protein product MWWGKLLSVLLFFISLSSALESKTYTFEKLNILSDDLVLKGINPKYDFYLPTLPQLSNGEVRLNLSFSPYLRDDSTLTVLINDIPYKTFKVREIPPLLRIPFIRKGDRDFVKVSLLGNLRVSNNVCEDVFSDKVWLVVGKNSTVEFKYDHYKNIREFLRDYDNRYCIKSPWLIPLVYQICKQNPVPCDVIYQPNDEDCRKYIDEAKGDLLELKGNTLYVPLETPLAFERGVFYPFLFGSPQEIKNVRRESEEVLSEVSLRDLGIDTVSVEGVGNLSYTIPLELSKIGGVPDKLFFRIFIAHTPVHKRDNMEIRIYLNGRMVSAYPLDGSGKKSFDIELPVNELTYGTNYVSVNLANFTSADNCFGAVSHIVFTLFGDSYFYWNNLKSNPKTISDFLKILNGYVAIVVKDPHFYSLATKLISDLANFNKNIKILDLNPPDVSKHDFLILFESPANTKGRLIDLSRGEFDLINPLTQKVIFSSKPNESFTALMVDRIEGKPALVLSYYPDPSGIKMLSLYQFRNLLELSGNVGIATKDFISAYEVGKKLRVEYKYEKGFGYYWNRYKLWIIMFLVIPVTTFLAYVYRKLTRRSQT
- a CDS encoding glycosyltransferase; the encoded protein is MVELLKDMKIGELLVSKGLISQEQLEQALEYQKKYGGRLGWILASLGYIRRLDLFRTIAQHLGLEFWEDFEKMKRFVDPNFIKRFDPYQLAQYEVIPVKYIGEKVIVFTSDPRSQRLNSFVKKHFPDKELSEIVITDLDLIKLLEFFFRDQFIDKAVHGLFYISPNYSASVVFSKGQVVAMGIFLYVSLFWIYYDVVSYIIVLLFLIQVFYVSAILFKLVISLAGTKSEMQQFVTDEEIKSLDERDLPVYTVLVPVYKEPEVISILINSLKKIDYPQNKLDVILLLEEDDKETYEAAKAQNPPVNWRFVIVPPSLPKTKPKACNYGLFFARGKYLTIYDAEDIPEPDQLKKAVVSFMKGKDEYICFQAALNYFNKDENFLTKMFTLEYSYWFDYLLPGLYNLRLPIPLGGTSNHFDVEKLREIGAWDPFNTTEDADLGVRAFGKGYKVGVINSTTYEEANARVKNWIRQRSRWVKGYMQTWLVHLRNSRRLYKSVGLRGFLAFHMLIGGTPLTFLINPIMWVLFTFWLLTQTKAIDVFFPPAVLYLSLFNLLFGNFIGIYLNMLAVFRRKYYELLPYALLNPLYWILHSIASYKALYELFTKPFYWQKTQHGITKYKPPLQETV